In Kitasatospora gansuensis, a genomic segment contains:
- a CDS encoding nitrate- and nitrite sensing domain-containing protein, with protein sequence MAAQGQLAQQAGQPSNIVYYNLQEERRLSAESIARPGTVRDQLREQRRKTDEAISTFQKLSGVTADDAPAEVREAVLQARQAMGQLDSQRAAVDEGGAADRQATVYRYYTDLIAVDLRLFGALSHVDDGKVTTISQPLVALFWGKEMISRSDALLARGWPAGRLSVQDYQQVQQALHEQPFRYGTEVVPYLTPGETAMWQEIVNSPAWQAKTEVEQSLLKPTAADGAGTVALAPNQQKWRQAMDQLTPKLVALMESRTSGVVEVGLGSITHLLLTVVLTSVIGLFAVIAVIVTTWRLTRSMRRRITELQEQAEQLERSLPEVVERLAQGEQIDAQAEAAAIEQEPRGAGDELARLGHALNLARASAIAAAVRQADQHRGFEKLLQRIARRTQLLIGQQLRKLDELERRHEDPEVLEGLFDLDHLTARLRRYEENLVILAGGTPHRRWRKPVPVLDVLRAAQGEVQDYTRVVLDLDGSPWLSERAVGPVAHVVAELVENALTFSPPPTPVEVRAGAVGRGLAIEVEDRGLGMDEEQLAAANELMSHPPRLDVLARTEDIRLGFHVIARLAAQHGLRVEFRQSAFGGTRAILLLPDTLLVAAPGVYPVPDTTSAEVLPTRARGEALARATAPELPRGGQGGREAYRPVAELPYGGPESRQDGPYRAELYGDPFPQPDPFPPAVPFPAADPFPAADPFPPVEHGYSGLPYQQQSGLSGEPEAEPPLPRRVRQASLVDELRLAPEEPNSRPKPPRWDENPLLRPAPRRAGAAIGAFQRRSRAARENPAAPLDPPGQELPGQDLPIPTTEDRS encoded by the coding sequence ATGGCCGCCCAGGGGCAGTTGGCCCAGCAGGCCGGCCAGCCGTCCAACATCGTGTACTACAACCTGCAGGAGGAGCGCCGGCTCAGCGCCGAGTCGATCGCCCGGCCCGGCACCGTACGGGACCAGCTGCGCGAGCAGCGGCGCAAGACGGACGAGGCGATCAGCACCTTCCAGAAGCTGTCCGGCGTCACCGCCGACGACGCGCCCGCCGAGGTGCGCGAAGCGGTGCTCCAGGCCCGGCAGGCGATGGGGCAGCTCGACTCCCAGCGGGCCGCCGTGGACGAGGGCGGCGCGGCCGACCGGCAGGCGACCGTCTACCGCTACTACACCGATCTGATCGCGGTCGACCTGCGGCTGTTCGGCGCCCTCAGCCACGTCGACGACGGCAAGGTCACCACGATCTCCCAGCCGCTGGTCGCCCTGTTCTGGGGCAAGGAGATGATCTCCCGTTCGGACGCGCTGCTGGCCCGTGGCTGGCCGGCCGGACGGCTCTCCGTCCAGGACTACCAGCAGGTCCAGCAGGCGCTGCACGAGCAGCCGTTCCGGTACGGCACCGAGGTGGTCCCCTATCTGACGCCGGGTGAGACGGCGATGTGGCAGGAGATCGTCAACAGCCCGGCCTGGCAGGCGAAGACCGAGGTCGAGCAGTCCCTGCTGAAGCCCACCGCCGCCGACGGCGCCGGCACCGTGGCGCTGGCGCCGAACCAGCAGAAGTGGCGTCAGGCGATGGACCAGCTGACGCCCAAGCTGGTCGCCCTGATGGAGAGCCGGACCAGTGGGGTGGTCGAGGTCGGTCTCGGCTCCATCACCCACCTGCTGCTGACCGTGGTGCTCACGAGCGTGATCGGCCTGTTCGCGGTCATCGCGGTGATCGTCACCACCTGGCGGCTGACCCGCTCGATGCGCCGCCGGATCACCGAACTCCAGGAGCAGGCCGAGCAGTTGGAGCGCAGCCTGCCCGAGGTGGTGGAACGGCTGGCCCAGGGCGAGCAGATCGACGCGCAGGCCGAGGCGGCCGCCATCGAGCAGGAGCCGCGGGGCGCCGGGGACGAGCTGGCCCGGCTCGGCCACGCGCTCAACCTGGCCCGCGCCAGTGCGATCGCGGCGGCCGTCCGGCAGGCCGACCAGCACCGCGGCTTCGAGAAGCTGCTGCAGCGGATCGCCCGCCGCACCCAGCTGCTGATCGGTCAGCAGCTGCGCAAGCTGGACGAGCTGGAGCGGCGGCACGAGGACCCGGAGGTGCTGGAGGGCCTGTTCGACCTCGACCACCTGACCGCCCGGCTGCGCCGCTACGAGGAGAACCTGGTCATCCTGGCCGGTGGCACCCCGCACCGGCGCTGGCGGAAGCCGGTCCCGGTGCTGGACGTGCTGCGCGCCGCCCAGGGTGAGGTGCAGGACTACACCCGGGTGGTGCTCGACCTGGACGGCAGCCCCTGGCTGTCCGAGCGGGCGGTCGGCCCGGTCGCGCACGTGGTCGCCGAGCTGGTCGAGAACGCGCTGACCTTCTCGCCGCCGCCCACTCCGGTGGAGGTCCGGGCCGGCGCGGTCGGCCGGGGATTGGCGATCGAGGTCGAGGACCGCGGGCTCGGCATGGACGAGGAGCAACTGGCCGCGGCCAACGAGCTGATGAGCCATCCGCCGCGGCTGGACGTGCTGGCCAGGACCGAGGACATCCGGCTCGGCTTCCACGTGATCGCCCGGCTGGCCGCCCAGCACGGGCTGCGGGTCGAGTTCCGGCAGTCGGCGTTCGGCGGCACCCGGGCGATCCTGCTGCTGCCGGACACCCTGCTGGTCGCGGCGCCCGGCGTGTACCCGGTGCCGGACACCACGTCCGCCGAGGTGCTGCCGACCCGCGCGCGGGGCGAGGCGCTGGCCAGGGCGACCGCGCCCGAGCTGCCCCGGGGCGGGCAGGGCGGCCGTGAGGCGTACCGGCCGGTGGCCGAACTGCCGTACGGCGGGCCGGAGTCGAGGCAGGACGGGCCGTACCGGGCCGAGCTGTACGGCGACCCGTTCCCGCAGCCGGACCCGTTCCCGCCGGCCGTGCCGTTCCCCGCCGCGGACCCGTTCCCGGCCGCCGACCCGTTCCCGCCGGTCGAGCACGGCTACAGCGGGCTGCCGTACCAGCAGCAGTCCGGGCTCTCCGGTGAGCCGGAGGCCGAGCCGCCGCTGCCCCGCCGGGTCCGTCAGGCCAGCCTGGTGGACGAGCTGCGGCTCGCGCCGGAGGAGCCGAACAGCCGCCCGAAGCCGCCCCGTTGGGACGAGAACCCGCTGCTCCGACCGGCCCCCCGACGGGCCGGAGCGGCGATCGGAGCGTTCCAGCGCCGGTCCAGGGCCGCCCGGGAGAACCCGGCGGCGCCGCTCGATCCCCCCGGGCAGGAACTCCCCGGGCAGGATCTGCCCATCCCTACGACGGAAGACCGGTCATGA
- a CDS encoding family 2B encapsulin nanocompartment shell protein — MPDLEAPPAPQLSLSTRAARQLATTTKSEPQMQGITSRNLLRAMPWVDVTAGTYRVNRRLTLRTGAGRVLFVQQGADQVRVVPASLDALPALRDYPDQDVLGEIAARFEPRHIRPGDLLAEQGQPVEAVFLIAHGRLERIVAGKYGEAQLLGVLTDGAHLGDEAHLNPGAAWSATLRAATDATVLALPWAAYREILDRTPSLQAHADAFRARAKRAVNRKGEAEIELSSGHHGEPPLPTTFVDYELAPREYELSLAQTVLQVHTRVADLYNDPMDQLQQQLRLTVEELRERQEYEIVNNREFGLLHNAAYEQRISTRSGPPTPDDLDQLLAMRRSTHAFFAHPKVIAAFFAECNSRGLYPDSAEVNGRQVLAWRNVPFYPCSKIPVSDTHTSTIMAMRFGEKEQGVIGLRPKELPEEVESGLNVRFMGMNQQAVMRYLVTAYFSAAVLVPDALGLLENCQIGAAA, encoded by the coding sequence ATGCCCGATCTGGAAGCACCACCCGCACCGCAGCTGAGCCTGTCCACGCGGGCCGCCAGGCAGCTGGCCACCACCACCAAGTCCGAACCGCAGATGCAGGGCATCACCTCCCGCAACCTGCTGCGGGCCATGCCCTGGGTGGACGTCACCGCCGGCACCTACCGGGTCAACCGGCGGCTCACCCTGCGGACCGGCGCCGGCCGGGTGCTCTTCGTCCAGCAGGGTGCCGACCAAGTCCGGGTCGTCCCGGCCTCGTTGGACGCACTCCCGGCCCTGCGCGACTACCCCGACCAGGACGTGCTCGGCGAGATCGCCGCCCGGTTCGAGCCCCGGCACATCCGGCCCGGTGACCTGCTCGCCGAGCAGGGGCAGCCGGTCGAGGCGGTCTTCCTGATCGCCCACGGCCGACTGGAGCGGATCGTCGCCGGGAAGTACGGCGAGGCCCAGCTGCTGGGCGTCCTCACCGACGGCGCCCACCTGGGCGACGAGGCCCACCTGAACCCCGGGGCCGCCTGGTCGGCCACCCTCCGGGCGGCCACCGACGCCACCGTCCTGGCCCTGCCCTGGGCCGCGTACCGGGAGATCCTGGACCGCACCCCCTCCCTGCAGGCGCACGCCGACGCCTTCCGGGCCCGCGCGAAGCGCGCCGTCAACCGCAAGGGCGAGGCCGAGATCGAGCTGAGCTCCGGCCACCACGGCGAGCCGCCGCTCCCCACCACCTTCGTCGACTACGAACTCGCGCCCCGCGAGTACGAGTTGTCGCTCGCTCAGACCGTGCTCCAGGTCCACACCCGGGTCGCCGACCTGTACAACGACCCGATGGACCAGCTGCAGCAGCAGCTGCGGCTGACCGTGGAGGAGCTGCGCGAGCGGCAGGAGTACGAGATCGTCAACAACCGCGAGTTCGGCCTGCTGCACAACGCCGCCTACGAGCAGCGGATCTCCACCCGCAGCGGCCCGCCCACCCCCGACGACCTCGACCAGCTGCTCGCCATGCGCCGCTCCACCCACGCCTTCTTCGCCCACCCGAAGGTGATCGCCGCGTTCTTCGCCGAGTGCAACAGCCGTGGCCTGTACCCCGATTCGGCCGAGGTCAACGGACGCCAGGTGCTGGCCTGGCGAAACGTTCCGTTCTACCCCTGCTCCAAGATCCCGGTCTCCGACACCCACACCTCCACCATCATGGCGATGCGCTTCGGCGAGAAGGAGCAGGGCGTGATCGGCCTGCGGCCGAAGGAGCTGCCCGAGGAGGTGGAGTCCGGGCTGAACGTCCGCTTCATGGGCATGAACCAACAGGCCGTCATGCGCTACCTGGTCACCGCGTACTTCTCCGCCGCCGTGCTGGTCCCCGACGCGCTCGGACTGCTCGAGAACTGCCAGATCGGGGCGGCGGCGTGA
- a CDS encoding geranyl diphosphate 2-C-methyltransferase, producing the protein MTTTVPNAAIPAPATSYQGDIARYWDHEARPVNLRLGDVDGLYHHHYGIGDVDHAALEAGPESEREERLVTELHRLESAQTDVLLDHLGPIRADDTLVDAGCGRGGSMVMAHQRFNCTVEGVTLSAKQADFGNQRARDLGIDHAVRSRVANMLNMPFETGQAAASWNNESSMYVDLEDLFAEHARVLAVGGRYVTITGCWNPVYGQPSKWVSQINAHFECNIHSRREYLRAMADNRLVPQTIIDLTPTTLPYWELRATSSLVTGIEEAFINSYKDGSFQYLLIAADRV; encoded by the coding sequence ATGACCACCACCGTTCCCAACGCCGCCATCCCCGCTCCCGCCACCAGCTACCAGGGCGACATCGCCCGCTACTGGGACCACGAGGCCCGCCCCGTCAATCTGCGCCTCGGCGACGTCGACGGCCTCTACCACCACCACTACGGCATCGGCGACGTCGACCACGCCGCCCTGGAGGCCGGCCCGGAGAGCGAGCGCGAGGAGCGGCTCGTCACCGAGCTGCACCGCCTGGAGTCCGCCCAGACCGACGTCCTGCTGGACCACCTCGGTCCGATCCGCGCCGACGACACCCTGGTCGACGCCGGCTGCGGCCGCGGCGGCTCCATGGTGATGGCTCATCAGCGCTTCAACTGCACCGTCGAGGGCGTCACCCTCTCCGCCAAGCAGGCCGACTTCGGCAACCAGCGGGCCCGCGACCTCGGCATCGACCACGCGGTCCGCTCCCGGGTCGCCAACATGCTCAACATGCCGTTCGAGACCGGCCAGGCCGCCGCTTCCTGGAACAACGAGTCCAGCATGTACGTGGACCTCGAGGACCTGTTCGCCGAGCACGCCCGGGTGCTCGCCGTCGGCGGCCGCTACGTGACCATCACCGGCTGCTGGAACCCGGTCTACGGCCAGCCGTCCAAGTGGGTCTCCCAGATCAACGCCCACTTCGAGTGCAACATCCACTCCCGCCGCGAGTACCTCCGCGCGATGGCCGACAACCGCCTGGTCCCGCAGACCATCATCGACCTCACCCCCACCACCCTGCCCTACTGGGAGCTGCGCGCCACCTCCTCCCTCGTCACCGGCATCGAGGAGGCCTTCATCAACTCCTACAAGGACGGCTCCTTCCAGTACCTCCTGATCGCGGCCGACCGGGTCTGA
- a CDS encoding alkaline phosphatase D family protein: MSNLSRRIFILGGLTTAGAASLQLGALAQPSAAAATPFPFMLGVASGEPDDSSVVLWTRLAPTPTNADGQGGMPNADVAVDWQVSTSQNFTTLVNSGTVTARYAQAHSVHVLAGGLAPDAEYYYRFRAQGFISPVGRTRTAPAIGTVGRDFTMAFASCAHYESGYYTAYRRMADDRPDLILHLGDYIYEGGAGTGGVRQHLGSEIVSLADYRRRYALYRTDPDLQAAHAIAPWLVVPDDHEVENNYANMVRADSSPVLTAAQWTARRTAAYQAYFENMPLRAAATPAGNSIQLYRRVRWGTLATFHMLDTRQFRDDQACGDGTKVCADADLTNRSITGAAQESWLLDGLGQRLGTWDLIGQQVFFARNVNSSGAMNMDAWDGYRASRARIQQGIIDRAVRNPVVLTGDVHASWGNDLKADYADPSSATIGSELVCTSITSGGNGSTTTTIPNGSLNPHLRFYSNQRGYVRTHITPSQLTADFRSVATVTEHGAAATTARTFVIHDGQPGLADA; this comes from the coding sequence ATGAGCAACCTCAGTCGCCGAATATTCATCCTAGGCGGGCTCACCACCGCGGGCGCCGCCTCGCTCCAACTCGGGGCGCTGGCCCAGCCGTCGGCCGCCGCCGCCACTCCCTTCCCCTTCATGCTCGGTGTCGCCTCCGGGGAACCGGACGACAGCAGCGTGGTGCTCTGGACGCGGCTGGCTCCCACGCCGACGAACGCGGACGGTCAGGGCGGCATGCCCAACGCCGACGTCGCCGTCGACTGGCAGGTGTCGACCAGCCAGAACTTCACCACCCTGGTCAACTCCGGTACGGTCACCGCCCGTTATGCCCAGGCCCACTCGGTGCACGTGCTGGCGGGTGGACTCGCGCCGGACGCGGAGTACTACTACCGGTTCCGGGCCCAGGGGTTCATCTCCCCGGTGGGCCGGACCCGTACCGCGCCGGCGATCGGCACCGTCGGGCGGGACTTCACGATGGCGTTCGCCTCCTGCGCCCACTACGAGAGCGGCTACTACACCGCCTACCGGCGGATGGCCGACGACCGCCCCGACCTGATCCTGCACCTGGGCGACTACATCTACGAGGGTGGCGCCGGCACCGGCGGTGTGCGCCAGCACCTCGGCAGCGAGATCGTCTCGCTGGCCGACTACCGCCGCCGCTACGCGCTCTACCGCACCGACCCGGACCTGCAGGCCGCGCACGCGATCGCGCCGTGGCTGGTGGTGCCGGACGACCACGAGGTGGAGAACAACTACGCCAACATGGTCCGCGCCGACAGCAGCCCCGTGCTGACGGCCGCTCAGTGGACCGCGCGGCGCACCGCCGCGTACCAGGCCTACTTCGAGAACATGCCGCTGCGGGCCGCCGCGACGCCCGCCGGCAACAGCATCCAGCTCTACCGCCGGGTCCGCTGGGGCACGCTCGCCACGTTCCACATGCTCGACACCCGTCAGTTCCGCGACGACCAGGCCTGCGGCGACGGGACGAAGGTCTGCGCCGACGCCGATCTGACGAACCGTTCGATCACCGGCGCGGCCCAGGAGTCCTGGCTGCTGGACGGGCTCGGCCAGCGCCTGGGTACCTGGGACCTGATCGGGCAGCAGGTGTTCTTCGCCCGGAACGTGAACTCCTCCGGTGCGATGAACATGGACGCCTGGGACGGGTACCGGGCCAGCCGGGCGCGGATCCAGCAGGGCATCATCGACCGGGCCGTACGCAACCCGGTCGTCCTCACCGGCGACGTGCACGCGTCCTGGGGCAACGACCTCAAGGCCGACTACGCCGATCCGTCGTCGGCGACCATCGGCTCCGAGCTCGTCTGCACCTCGATCACCAGCGGCGGCAACGGAAGCACCACCACGACGATCCCGAACGGATCGCTCAACCCGCATCTGCGCTTCTACTCCAACCAGCGCGGCTACGTCCGTACGCACATCACGCCGTCCCAACTCACCGCCGACTTCCGGTCGGTGGCGACGGTGACCGAGCACGGCGCGGCGGCGACCACCGCCCGGACCTTTGTCATCCACGACGGACAGCCGGGGTTGGCCGATGCGTAG
- a CDS encoding alpha/beta hydrolase family protein, translating into MRSSRFVAAAVVGIVVGGLAVSTAVPASAGTASHTAPALLSELSKGLTLTLPAPQGRYATGESVFRLVDDGRADPWVPGRSYRELMVSVIYPAVHTGGRPFTSQLPAAVATAVGAAVEEGNQLPAGLVNWAATRTHSVQDAAMAPGRFPVVLYSPGAGDSRDWNVSLVEDLASRGYVVVTVDHTGEAPATQFPDGRVVGNATVLAAWAQAYQDGTTLAFFSKLMAARQADIGLVLGRLTSLPGRLAEGMDLDRIGMFGHSAGGFTTANMMYGDPRIKAGVNMDGTLEYSVRPDGTNLSEVALHGLDRPFLLMGSSGREAGDVHGEPSWVSFWQHQRGWKADVTLVGSEHASFTDAEALLPQLAGRVPAATLAAVVGTVDPRRALAADRALVGSFFDRFLKGCDDHLLDGGTSRYPITFVR; encoded by the coding sequence GTGCGCAGCTCTCGTTTCGTCGCCGCTGCTGTGGTCGGAATCGTCGTTGGCGGCCTTGCCGTGTCGACCGCGGTGCCGGCTTCGGCCGGGACCGCCTCGCACACCGCACCGGCGCTGTTGTCCGAGCTCTCCAAGGGGCTGACGCTCACGCTCCCCGCGCCACAAGGGCGTTACGCCACCGGGGAGTCGGTCTTCCGGCTCGTCGACGACGGGCGCGCGGATCCGTGGGTGCCCGGCCGGTCCTATCGCGAGCTGATGGTCAGTGTCATCTACCCGGCGGTGCACACCGGTGGTCGGCCGTTCACGAGTCAGCTGCCGGCGGCGGTGGCCACGGCGGTCGGTGCGGCGGTCGAGGAGGGCAATCAGCTGCCCGCCGGTCTGGTGAACTGGGCGGCGACCAGGACGCATTCGGTGCAGGACGCCGCGATGGCGCCCGGCCGCTTCCCGGTCGTGCTGTACTCGCCCGGGGCCGGGGATTCGCGGGACTGGAACGTGTCGCTGGTCGAGGATCTCGCTTCGCGCGGCTATGTGGTGGTCACCGTCGACCACACCGGGGAGGCGCCGGCGACGCAGTTCCCGGACGGTCGGGTGGTCGGGAACGCGACGGTGCTGGCGGCGTGGGCCCAGGCGTACCAGGACGGTACGACGCTGGCGTTCTTCTCGAAGCTGATGGCCGCGCGGCAGGCCGACATCGGGCTGGTGCTGGGCCGGTTGACGAGCCTGCCGGGCCGGCTGGCCGAGGGCATGGACCTGGACCGGATCGGGATGTTCGGGCACTCCGCGGGCGGGTTCACCACGGCGAACATGATGTACGGCGATCCGCGGATCAAGGCGGGCGTCAACATGGACGGCACTCTCGAGTACAGCGTGCGGCCCGACGGCACCAACCTGAGCGAGGTTGCGCTGCACGGACTGGACCGGCCGTTCCTGCTGATGGGCAGCTCGGGCCGCGAGGCCGGCGATGTGCACGGCGAACCGTCGTGGGTGTCGTTCTGGCAGCACCAGCGGGGTTGGAAGGCCGATGTCACACTGGTCGGTTCCGAGCACGCCTCGTTCACCGACGCAGAGGCGCTGCTGCCGCAGTTGGCCGGGCGGGTGCCGGCCGCGACGCTGGCCGCGGTGGTCGGGACGGTCGACCCGCGCCGGGCGTTGGCGGCGGACCGGGCGTTGGTGGGCTCCTTCTTCGACCGCTTCCTGAAGGGGTGTGACGACCACCTGCTCGACGGCGGTACGTCCCGGTACCCGATCACCTTCGTGCGGTAG
- a CDS encoding pyridoxamine 5'-phosphate oxidase family protein translates to MTAPPRTLAQRTQDTRRRLDEDVDAWVATADRAGTPYLVPLSFLWDGETLLISTSAGNPTARNLQAGGRVRLTIGPTRDVVLIEGSAVVADGITDEVADAFAAKTGFDPRKGRNYPYFRIRPELIQAWREVNEMAGRDLMVDGEWLT, encoded by the coding sequence ATGACCGCCCCGCCTCGAACGCTCGCGCAGCGCACGCAGGACACCCGACGCCGCCTCGACGAAGACGTCGATGCCTGGGTGGCCACCGCCGACCGAGCGGGTACGCCGTATCTGGTGCCGCTGTCGTTCCTCTGGGACGGCGAGACGCTGTTGATCTCGACGTCGGCCGGCAACCCCACGGCCCGTAATCTCCAGGCCGGCGGCCGGGTCCGACTCACGATCGGGCCGACCCGCGACGTGGTCCTGATCGAAGGGTCCGCGGTGGTCGCCGACGGGATCACCGACGAGGTCGCCGACGCGTTCGCGGCCAAGACCGGGTTCGACCCCCGGAAGGGGCGCAACTACCCGTACTTCCGCATCCGGCCGGAACTGATCCAGGCTTGGCGCGAGGTCAACGAGATGGCAGGACGGGATCTGATGGTCGACGGCGAGTGGCTGACGTAG
- a CDS encoding DoxX family protein, producing MTGLYWFLAFEFALGAVTKYWPGDTMFSSAYSAKFVDWGYPAWMRFVVGALEGAAAVLLVIPDKRARFLGAVTLMFVLTGAATTHIVNHDPAAESWAAPTHLIIMGVLALANWPAYWRDLLRAPARPTEVTTR from the coding sequence ATGACCGGTCTGTACTGGTTCCTGGCCTTTGAGTTCGCGCTGGGCGCCGTGACCAAGTACTGGCCGGGCGACACGATGTTCAGCTCGGCGTACTCCGCGAAGTTCGTCGATTGGGGTTACCCGGCCTGGATGCGTTTCGTGGTTGGTGCGCTGGAAGGTGCGGCCGCCGTCCTGTTGGTGATCCCCGACAAGCGAGCACGCTTTCTGGGCGCCGTGACGCTGATGTTCGTGCTCACCGGCGCGGCCACCACCCACATCGTCAACCATGACCCGGCGGCGGAGAGTTGGGCCGCGCCGACCCACCTCATCATCATGGGCGTCCTCGCGCTGGCCAATTGGCCCGCCTACTGGCGAGACCTCCTGCGGGCTCCCGCCCGGCCGACAGAAGTGACGACTCGCTAA
- a CDS encoding YdeI/OmpD-associated family protein, with protein sequence MKFRSHVEPPEPMRGLEVPPEVVAALGGGARPPVTITVNGHSWQSRVAILRGRHLIGLSNANRQAADVAIGEEVEVELELDTEPRVVVEPPDFARALDDDPVARAAYDNLAYSHKREHVRAVESAKKPETRQRRIEKAIATLRG encoded by the coding sequence ATGAAGTTTCGGTCCCACGTCGAGCCACCCGAGCCCATGCGGGGCCTGGAGGTTCCGCCCGAGGTGGTGGCAGCGCTCGGCGGGGGCGCGCGGCCGCCGGTGACGATCACGGTCAACGGGCATTCCTGGCAGAGCCGGGTCGCCATCCTGCGCGGCCGCCACCTGATCGGCCTCAGCAACGCCAACCGGCAGGCCGCGGATGTCGCGATCGGCGAGGAGGTCGAGGTCGAGCTGGAACTCGACACCGAACCGCGCGTCGTCGTCGAACCCCCGGACTTCGCCCGGGCCCTGGACGACGACCCGGTCGCCCGCGCCGCGTACGACAACCTTGCGTACAGCCACAAGCGCGAGCACGTGCGCGCCGTCGAGAGCGCGAAGAAGCCCGAGACGCGGCAGCGGCGGATCGAGAAGGCCATCGCCACCCTGCGGGGCTGA
- a CDS encoding glyoxalase: MVMATTASTAAHTSLASVTLEVADLEAARRFYRAFGVDTHVRLRASEAHSTGFRGFTLALTVSGPATVDSFFGAAVDAGATVLKPAAKSLWGYSGVLQAPDGTIWKIATSAKKDTGPATREIDQVVLLIGVEDVKATKQFYVGQGLVVAKSFGGKYTEFAPGQSGSVTLALYKRRALAKDLGVPVEGTGSHRIVLGGTADAFTDSDGFAWEATDQSYAE; encoded by the coding sequence ATGGTCATGGCAACCACCGCTTCCACCGCAGCCCACACGTCCCTCGCGTCCGTCACCCTCGAGGTGGCCGACCTCGAGGCGGCTCGCCGCTTCTACCGCGCCTTCGGCGTGGACACGCACGTACGCCTTCGGGCGTCCGAGGCGCACTCCACCGGATTCCGCGGCTTCACCCTGGCGCTCACGGTTTCCGGGCCGGCCACCGTCGACAGCTTCTTCGGCGCGGCCGTGGACGCCGGCGCCACGGTGTTGAAGCCTGCCGCGAAGTCGCTGTGGGGATACAGCGGCGTCCTCCAGGCCCCGGACGGGACGATCTGGAAGATCGCGACCTCGGCGAAGAAGGACACCGGGCCCGCCACCCGCGAGATCGACCAGGTCGTCCTGCTGATCGGCGTCGAGGACGTGAAGGCCACCAAGCAGTTCTATGTCGGCCAGGGTCTGGTCGTGGCCAAGAGCTTCGGTGGCAAGTACACCGAGTTCGCCCCCGGCCAGTCCGGCTCCGTCACGCTGGCGCTGTACAAGCGCCGCGCCCTGGCCAAGGACCTTGGCGTCCCCGTCGAGGGCACCGGTTCGCACCGCATCGTCCTCGGTGGCACCGCCGATGCCTTCACCGACTCGGACGGGTTCGCCTGGGAGGCAACTGACCAGTCCTACGCCGAGTAG